The Clostridium aceticum genomic interval CCAATGTAATATCCTTACCCCTGTTTTTTATAATTTTTTCTGAAACAATAGCCACTGCTACAGCTAGCTTTTTTGCTGATGCTTCTAAAGAAGTATAGAATAAGTCCATATAAGCATCAGAAGGCTTATATTCTATAGGCAACATCTCAGAATAATGTTTTCCCTGCTGGATTTCCTGTTCTCTATATTTAGTACCCTGTTCCAGTATCATACCGCTGAGGTCCTTTAACAAAAAAACAACATCTTTATGGGAATAACTCCCTAGAGGTGCTGGTTGACTCATATGTTCTTCCTCCCTAAGCAAAATACAAAGTACAAGTGAAAAATCCCCAATTTCTTTAATACCTCCACTAAAGGTCTGAGCCCATCTAGTTTGGTTTCTCTTTCAAAAAATAAATAAAGATCGTCATAATAACCGTAGGGAATATTATAAAGGTAGTTTATAATCTCAGGGTCATCAGGACTTTCAAAGGAAAAAGCGTTTTGTACAGCATAATTCTCTTTTCTTTCTGGGAAAATAGGACTTCTCGTGGTGGAGTGGTACATTACTCCCTCCCCCATATGAGCGGCAATTCTCATGGGCAGGTACATGAATTCTCCCGTTCCAAGACAAAGAGTATTTTTTCCTTTTCTCATTTTTCCCAAAGCACTGCCAATGGCTTTTGCCGCTTCATCGATAGTATTTTTATCCTTGGATGTTATACCAAATCGCCCAGTTTCCAATAAATAAGGTGTTTCATTTTTTTCACCCAAAGCATTTATAGAAGAAAAGGGTAATTTATTGGAGAAAAGATCATCAAAATATAATTTTTGTATATTCACCTGAGGCTCGTAAGATAAAACTTCTTTTTTATTTGTTGAAAACCTCGTCTTTGCTAATTCTCTATTCACTGACTCTTCAACCCGAATCCTGCCTGAGATCAAAGATACTGTTTGAATACCTACACCTAATTGAGAAGCTGTGAAACGAAACCTCTGCCGATCTTCCTCTGAGCGCCAATCTAAAAGAGATGCTACCACATAGTCTTTTCGAGGGTATTTTTCTTGGATGGCAGTGATAAAATTCAGTGCAGTTTTTCCTGTGGTTATTTCATCATCAATTAATACAATAGGATTTGAAGATTTTAATAAATTCTCATCTATAGAATAATATCGATGAGAAGTGGCATGGGAGTGCTCCTCTTCAAAACTGATCAATGATTCCATTTCTGGAATCCTCTCACGGGTGGTATGAATATAGGTGCCTCCATGAGAAAAACAATCAAAAACTGCATGTCCTAATGCTGTTGCAGTTTCAGCAAAACCTATAAAGATTGTTGGTTCCGGTAATGAAAAAGGATTTTTTTTCATCAGTTGGTAGGTTTCTTCACAATTCTTTCCCTGTATAATCGCCTCTATAATAGCTGGCATCAAAGCCGTTTTCTTTCCATAGACTGTCTCCAAATGGGCTGCCGCCAAAGCTGCCCCCCCTAATAAAGAAATAGAAGGAGGCACAGGGATGTGCTTCCCTAGTATTTTACTGACAAATAAAAAACGTCTATTTAAATTTTTCCGAGCTGCCATAGAAAATAGTCTATGGTGAGGAATTTTATAGGGATTATGTTGGACTTCAATAGTTAAATGAAAGTCATGAGCAATGCTAAATTTCCATTCTTCAAGTGAGCAAGTTTGTAAAGTTTTTTCTTTCATGAAACACCCCATAAATTCTAGATTTTAATATGATTTTTTTTGCCCAGTGAATATGGGGCTTAATCTCATTCATTTTATTGGCATATTGACTTTTTACAACGCCTAATTCTCCATTATTATTGGATAATATACTGCAAGCATCTGTATACTCTTCGTGGCTTACCACTTGAAGGGCTTGTACAGGAATAATATGACTTGGATGGATGATGGTCTTTCCTGTCAATCCATTGGCCTTGTCTAATAAAACCTCATGAATCAAGCCATCCAAGTATTTATCCAACATTTGAGCACGAATCTTAATTCCCTTAGCCCCATAAGTATCTTCAAAGGGACTCTGCCGAAGCTGCGGCTTTAAGACTCTGTCAGCCTTTGAAAAATATTCCCAGACCGGCCCTGAAACAACATAGCCTTCTTCTGCACGACAAAAGAAGTTGACAATATCTCCAATACAATCTCGAATAACTGCGATATCGTAGATCCTCAGATCATAGCTTCTACGAATACCAAACAAACCTGAAAAATCAGTGGCACCAATTCGTATATTTAATACCAAGTCCTTGTACTGATGCAGCACCTTCTTTATAGCCCCTAATGTTTCCAATCTACATTCCTTATAAATGATCTCTGGGGCTTCTAAAATAGGCATGCCATACAAGTGAATTTGAAGTTTATGGTTAAGCTTTTTTAGTTGTTGAAAATAAGCTTCGCCGTTATGTTGAGAAAACTTAGGAAAGACAAATCCTGTTATAAGATAGAAGACTTCACCTGCCATCATCATAATTTTCTCCATCTGTTCTACACTCCGTACTCTCACAAAAATAAGTGGAAGCTTTGCAGCATCCATCTTTTTTTCTTTCACAGCCAAATGTAATGCTTGCAAATGATGATAGAGTTTTTCCTCAGCTCTATGGATTTCATGATCTCCTATAGCATCTTCTAAGCAAAGCACCATAGATATTAATCCTGTGTGTTTAGCACTAATGATCTCTTCAGCAATTCCTTCTCTTGTTACTGGCATATATAGCAATGCCCCCAAGGCATAAGCCAATAGCTCTTTTTCACTATCTCTTTGAAAGGCATTGGGCAAAGAATAAAAAATCGCCTGTTTTTTTTCATGACTTAAATAATCAAAGTACCTCATAATATTTATTTACTTGTAGGTATAAACTGTCGAATCCAAGAACCAAATCCTTGAGGATTACGGGTTTGTATCAAGACAGTTCCAGGACCTCTAAAGCGACAAACAAGACCTTCACCTGATGTCCAGCTTGAAATCCAGCCCTTTGAAGCTTTTTCAATGGTATACTTCATATAGTCCGGCCACGCTACTAAGTGACTATTATCAATAATTACTTCCTGACCTGCTTCAAGGTTGATGGGGTGAATAGCACCATAGGAATTAACAAAAACAGTACCCCTTCCCCCTATGCTAAGAATAAAAAAACCTTCTCCAGAAAACAGTCCTCTGGCGATATTTTGCATTTGTGTAGAGACTTCTATATTTTGTGTGGCAGCTAAAAAACCATCTTTTTGAACACATAAGTTATAGGAACCGTCTAGCTCTATATCGGTAATGCCTCCTGGAATAGAAGGTGCTAATAAAACCTCTCCTGCCCCTCGGCTGGCCTTAAGGGTTTGGAAGAAAAACTTCTCTCCTGCTAACATCCTCCCTAGTCCCTTGAAAAGCCCACCCTCCATTTTTCCGTCAACATCAACAGTATCCGACATAGACACCATAGCATCAGATTCCGCCTTCACCATTTCACCTTTTTGAAGTTTCATCTCAATAATTGGAAAAGCATCTTGATAAAGTATTTTATATTGCATCAGTTTGTCCCCTTTCAATTTCTCTTGTAGCCATAGATCAATAATTTCTAATGTTATTTTATCATAGGAATCTTAAACAACAAATATCAAACCGATAATTATTTATATAAAGAAAAGACCCATCGGGTCTTTTCTTAGAAGTTTATTTTTTCTTTCTAATCACTAACTCACAACAGGCATCCCCTTCACTTAGCAGTTGATTAAAATCTAACTCTAAGTTTTCAAAGGCTTCTACCATACCATAATCCCCATATCTTGCAAGTTTACATAAGTGTGCTACTTCTTCGTCAGAGCAACCAAGTTTTTTCCAAGCCTCTACTAATGCACAGTAGCTAAATTGCAGTACACTTTCCTCTTCTTCTAACTTAACAGGGTTCATAGCAAAGGCTTCTCTTGCATGTCCTGTCAATAGAGCTTTGGCAAAGTCTTCAGCAGTGTCTGCCTTTCCTATAGCCACACCCTTCATATGACCAAATTCTCTTATAGCTTTTTCTGCAATCTTATCCACATCAGCATTTTCTTC includes:
- a CDS encoding phosphoribosyltransferase family protein, with amino-acid sequence MKEKTLQTCSLEEWKFSIAHDFHLTIEVQHNPYKIPHHRLFSMAARKNLNRRFLFVSKILGKHIPVPPSISLLGGAALAAAHLETVYGKKTALMPAIIEAIIQGKNCEETYQLMKKNPFSLPEPTIFIGFAETATALGHAVFDCFSHGGTYIHTTRERIPEMESLISFEEEHSHATSHRYYSIDENLLKSSNPIVLIDDEITTGKTALNFITAIQEKYPRKDYVVASLLDWRSEEDRQRFRFTASQLGVGIQTVSLISGRIRVEESVNRELAKTRFSTNKKEVLSYEPQVNIQKLYFDDLFSNKLPFSSINALGEKNETPYLLETGRFGITSKDKNTIDEAAKAIGSALGKMRKGKNTLCLGTGEFMYLPMRIAAHMGEGVMYHSTTRSPIFPERKENYAVQNAFSFESPDDPEIINYLYNIPYGYYDDLYLFFERETKLDGLRPLVEVLKKLGIFHLYFVFCLGRKNI
- a CDS encoding L-2-amino-thiazoline-4-carboxylic acid hydrolase, whose amino-acid sequence is MCEGKYTQAELTDAFRAAIEDRAKWFYLLLKYAKEENADVDKIAEKAIREFGHMKGVAIGKADTAEDFAKALLTGHAREAFAMNPVKLEEEESVLQFSYCALVEAWKKLGCSDEEVAHLCKLARYGDYGMVEAFENLELDFNQLLSEGDACCELVIRKKK
- a CDS encoding HpcH/HpaI aldolase/citrate lyase family protein — translated: MRYFDYLSHEKKQAIFYSLPNAFQRDSEKELLAYALGALLYMPVTREGIAEEIISAKHTGLISMVLCLEDAIGDHEIHRAEEKLYHHLQALHLAVKEKKMDAAKLPLIFVRVRSVEQMEKIMMMAGEVFYLITGFVFPKFSQHNGEAYFQQLKKLNHKLQIHLYGMPILEAPEIIYKECRLETLGAIKKVLHQYKDLVLNIRIGATDFSGLFGIRRSYDLRIYDIAVIRDCIGDIVNFFCRAEEGYVVSGPVWEYFSKADRVLKPQLRQSPFEDTYGAKGIKIRAQMLDKYLDGLIHEVLLDKANGLTGKTIIHPSHIIPVQALQVVSHEEYTDACSILSNNNGELGVVKSQYANKMNEIKPHIHWAKKIILKSRIYGVFHERKNFTNLLT
- a CDS encoding TIGR00266 family protein, with the translated sequence MQYKILYQDAFPIIEMKLQKGEMVKAESDAMVSMSDTVDVDGKMEGGLFKGLGRMLAGEKFFFQTLKASRGAGEVLLAPSIPGGITDIELDGSYNLCVQKDGFLAATQNIEVSTQMQNIARGLFSGEGFFILSIGGRGTVFVNSYGAIHPINLEAGQEVIIDNSHLVAWPDYMKYTIEKASKGWISSWTSGEGLVCRFRGPGTVLIQTRNPQGFGSWIRQFIPTSK